Proteins encoded within one genomic window of Streptomyces taklimakanensis:
- a CDS encoding bacterial proteasome activator family protein, whose product MTQPTNERSQESRQVLVVGPDGMALGSAAAKGGEGDSDEESREVPVTEMVEQPAKVMRIGSMIKQLLEEVKSAPLDEASRARLKEIHASSVKELEDGLAPELIEELERISLPFTDDAVPSEAELRVAQAQLVGWLEGLFHGIQTALFAQQMAARAQLEQMRRALPAGVVPDEEGEGRGHARSGPYL is encoded by the coding sequence ATGACACAGCCGACGAACGAACGCTCGCAGGAGAGCCGGCAGGTCCTGGTCGTCGGACCGGACGGAATGGCCCTCGGCAGCGCCGCCGCCAAGGGCGGGGAGGGCGACTCCGACGAGGAGTCGCGCGAGGTCCCCGTGACGGAGATGGTCGAGCAGCCCGCGAAGGTCATGCGGATCGGCAGCATGATCAAGCAGCTCCTGGAGGAGGTCAAGTCCGCTCCCCTGGACGAGGCCAGCCGGGCCCGGCTCAAGGAGATCCACGCCAGTTCGGTCAAGGAACTGGAGGACGGCCTGGCGCCGGAGCTGATCGAGGAACTGGAGCGGATCTCGCTGCCGTTCACCGACGACGCCGTCCCCTCCGAGGCGGAGCTGCGTGTCGCGCAGGCCCAGCTCGTGGGGTGGTTGGAAGGTCTGTTCCACGGCATCCAGACGGCGCTGTTCGCCCAGCAGATGGCGGCCCGTGCCCAGTTGGAGCAGATGCGCCGCGCGCTCCCGGCGGGCGTGGTGCCCGACGAGGAGGGCGAGGGCCGCGGCCACGCCCGTTCCGGCCCCTACCTCTGA